The Archangium primigenium genomic interval GCGCCTTCCAGGAGCCCACCGTGGCGAGGGTGATGAGCGTGACGACGCCGCCGGCCACGATGGGGCCCGCGTAGGGCACCAGGCTGGAGAAGCCGCTGGCGATGCCCAGGGGCAGGAAGAAGGGCACCCCGAGCAGCGCCAGGCACGTGGAGGTGAGCGTGGTGTTGATGGTGCAGATGAGCACCAGGCCGCTCAGGTAGCCGCCCGTCGCGCTGTACACCTTGTCGAGCACGCCCTCGTAGCGGGGCCGACGCTCGGGCAGCGTCTGGGACAGCATCCGCTGCACCAGCCCGGGCCCGAACGCCAGCATGAACACGGTGAGGAAGAGGATGGTGACGAACGCGCCGAGCAGGCTGAACACGCCCGTCACGGCGTGCAGGGCGCTCACCGCCAGCGTGCCCGAGGCCAGCTCCGAGGGGTTGTCGCTCTGGCGTTTGATCTGCTGCAGGACGTTGAAGCGCGCGTCGATCATCTGGAAGGCGCGCGAGGAGCGGATCTTCTCCGTCAGCTCGGGGGCCTGCTCGGTCAGCGACTGGCCCTGGGTGACGGCGGCGGGCACCACGATGAGGCCCAGGGCGGACACGGCCAGCACCAGCGTGAGCAGCACCACCGCGATGGCGGGGCCCCGGCGGATGCGCGTGCGGCTCATCAGCAACACCACCAGGTGGTTGAGCGCCACGGCGATGAGCGCGGCGAGCCCGGTGAGGATGAGGGCGAACTCCGCCTTGATGACGAGCACCACCAACGCCGCGACCATCACCACGGCGAAGCACACCGTGAAGGCCGTCTTGAGGGTGACCTGCGAAGGTTGGCCTATCGACGAATCGCTTCCCGCCACGATGTCTTCCTCCCGCGCTTGACCGCGCACACCACCGCCACAGGGTGTGTCGTGCCAAGGGGGGCGGCAAAACGTATCGCCGCGCCCGCTCGGTTTCCCGCTCGATGCGTCCGGTGGTGGACGTCGCGGACAGGGTCAGTCGAAGGCGACGCAGGACAGGGAGTCGATGCGCAGCACGGCCTCCTGCTGGAAGCGTTGTTTGTACTCCTCGCGGATGGCGTTGATCTCCCCGGAGATCGCGGCGGAGCCGTCGTGCAGCAGCACGATGAGCTTGCTGGGCTCGTACACCAGCTCGCCCGTGTCCATGCGGTACTGGCCCCGGGCCTCGAGCACGGTCAGGCCATCCTTGAAGCGGGGCGTGACGACGGTGTCGACGAAGCCCTGGAACTCCGCGTCGGTGATGGGCGCGGCGTTGGCCCGGTCGAGACCGAAGAAGAGCTCCGTGCGGTAGAGCTCGTTGCCCACGGCGCACGTGGCCTGCTCGGGGCCACAGGCCGCGAGGGCCAGCGACACGGCGAGCACGAAGGGAAGGGGAGACGGGTTCATGCATCCAACTCCGGGGTGACGGGGGAAAATGCGCTTTACTCCGGTCCGGAGGATCTCCCATGGCCGGTTCATCTCGCAGGCGGTTTTTGTCCCAGGGCGCAATCGGATTGGTGGGGGCGGTGGCCGCCGCCCGGGCGGAGGGGGCGTCGTCCGATGCGGGCGTCCCGGCCTCGCCGCCCGGGGCCCCGCCCGCGTTCGGGACCGCGTCCGCGGTGGGGCCGGAGGTGACGGCGGCGAGCTTCGCCGCGGCCGGCCCGCTCCTGCAGGTGTCCCTCTCCCCGGAGGAGTGCGCCCAGGCGGCCAGCAACTGGCGGGGCATGATGGCGCCTCTCCTGGAGCGGCGCACGGGACCGCGCCGGGTGGCGCTGGAGCCGGAGCTGGCGCCCGCGTCGCGCTGGGAGCCGCTGCCGCCCGGGGGCAAGGTGGTGCGGGCCCAGGACCGGTTCGTGCGCTCCGCCAAGGGGGCGGCGGGGCCGCTGCCCACGCGGGACGAGGACATCGCCTTCGCGCCGCTCTGGCGGCTGTCGCGCTGGGTGGAGTCCCGGGCCCTGACGTCCGAGCGGCTCACGCGGCTGTACCTGGAGCGGCTCGGGCGCTTCGATCCGAAGCTCCAGTGCGTGATCACCCTCACGCCCGAGCTGGCGCTGGAGCAGGCCCGGCGCGCGGACGCGGAGATCGCCGCGGGCCGCTACCGGGG includes:
- a CDS encoding AI-2E family transporter, giving the protein MAGSDSSIGQPSQVTLKTAFTVCFAVVMVAALVVLVIKAEFALILTGLAALIAVALNHLVVLLMSRTRIRRGPAIAVVLLTLVLAVSALGLIVVPAAVTQGQSLTEQAPELTEKIRSSRAFQMIDARFNVLQQIKRQSDNPSELASGTLAVSALHAVTGVFSLLGAFVTILFLTVFMLAFGPGLVQRMLSQTLPERRPRYEGVLDKVYSATGGYLSGLVLICTINTTLTSTCLALLGVPFFLPLGIASGFSSLVPYAGPIVAGGVVTLITLATVGSWKALAVFGYFLMYGLLEGNVLAPLIFRRTVHVNPLLTLFAVVFFGELAGIIGAVLAVPLMATAQIIVRELLLIRREKLGDRVPVP
- a CDS encoding DUF3574 domain-containing protein is translated as MNPSPLPFVLAVSLALAACGPEQATCAVGNELYRTELFFGLDRANAAPITDAEFQGFVDTVVTPRFKDGLTVLEARGQYRMDTGELVYEPSKLIVLLHDGSAAISGEINAIREEYKQRFQQEAVLRIDSLSCVAFD